GTCGCGGTCCCTGATTCGGTATGTCCGTTCCCGAGTTGGACCGCTCGCGGCTCTCCTGGTGGCTGGGCGGGGCCGCGCTCGGGGTGGGGCTCGCGTACGTGATCTACTCGTTTATCGGCACGTTCGTCTTCGGCATCTTCCTCTACTACTCGACGCGGCCGATCTACCGGCGGATCAAAAAACGCGTCCGGCCGCCGAGCCTCGCGGCCGCCGTCGCCCTGTTCGTCCTGGCGCTGCCGGCGCTCGTCCTCATCGCGTACACGGGCGCGATCGCCGTCAGCGAGCTGACTCGGCTCACGAATCAGGGCGTCTTCGACCTCTCGCAGTACCCGATCACCCAGGCGCAGTTGGCCCGCCTGACCGACGTAGAGCAGCTGCTGGCGTTCGATCCCGAGACGATCACTACTGAGCAGATCCGGCGACTCTTCGCCTCGATCGGCTCGGCCGGCAACGTCCTGGCGTTCGTCGGCGTCGGCCTCGTTCACCTCTTTGCGATGATCGCGCTGGCGTTCTACCTGCTCCGGGACGACCGGAAGCTCACCGCCTGGGTCAGGAGACAGGTCGGCGACGACCGGGGCGTGATGGAGGCGTTCCTGGCCGGCGTGGACCGCGACTTCACCCACATCTTCTTCGGCAACATCCTGAACGCGGTCCTCACGGGGACGATCGGCGTCGTCGCGTACGCGCTGTTGAACGCCATCTCGCCGCCCGGCGTCTCGATCCCGGCGCCGGAGCTCATCGGGCTCCTGGCCGGCATCGCGAGCCTGGTCCCCGTCGTCGGGATGAAGCTCGTCTACGTCCCCGTCGCGGCGTATCTCGGCGTCACGTCGTACCTGTTCGATCCGGCGACGCTGTGGTTCACGGCCGTCTTCGTCGCCGTCTCGTTCGTCGTGGTGGACACGATTCCGGACCTCGTGCTCAGGCCGTACGTGTCGGGGCGGAACCTCCACGTCGGCGCGGTGATGATCGCCTACACGCTGGGCCCGCTGCTCTTCGGCTGGTACGGGATCTTCCTCGGGCCGATCCTGCTCGTCCTCGTCGTGAACTTCGCGCGGCACGTCCTTCCCGTGCTCATCAAGAGGCAGCCGCTCACGCCCTACGCCGTCGATCCGGCCGTGATGCAACCGGACGAGCCGACGACCGGAACGATCCACGACCGGGCCGTCGCCGCCGACGGGGCGCCCGCCGCTTCCGCCGACGACGTCGGTGGCGAGTCCGACCGGGACGCGTCGGACGGCGAGAGCGGGTTCACCTTCGGCGCTCGGATCGTCGGCGACGACGACGCGTCCACGGAGTGACGGTCCAGCGCCGTCGCTGATCGCGGGAACGAACGCAGGAACTGGTGGACCGGTTGGCCTCATAGTGATTACTCTCACTGTTTACCGCCGAACGCCGTCAGTGGGAGGCGTTCGGTGCTAAGAGACGAGAGTGATCGCTATCAGTCGTCGTCGATACCTTCGAAAGAGACGTTGATGTAGGTGCTCTCCCAGTCCTTCCGCGCCGCGATCTCGCGGCGGCCGCGACGGGTGAGCGTGTAGTAGTTCGTCCGGCGGTCGCGCTGTCCCTTGTCGACGAGGCCCTTCTCGACGAGCGTGTCGAGGTTGGGATACAGCCGGCCGTGGTGGATCTCCTTTTCGTAGTACTCTTCGAGTTCTTCCTTGATCGCGAGTCCGTGCGGTTCGTCGAGCCCCGCGATGACGTACAGCAGGTCACGCTGGAATCCTGTCAGGTCATACATCCGTGGAATCTATTCGGATGTTAGTGTTCTCCAAAATAAACATATCGGCCTGAATCGACCCCGACGGTACCCGAAATGGATGATAGCCGAATATCTGGCAGATGAGTGACCGCGAACATATATTTCAGTTTACTATTTCCGAGTCAAAAGACGAATATGTCAACGTGTTTTATTTTCCGGACTGTGGTCGGTCCTGTTGCCACTCCGTGATCGAGCCAGCGGTCGACGATTGAACGTCGCAACGACGAAGACGGCCGTTGCTCGTCGATCACTTCGCGAAAAGGAAGCAAGCCGCGTGAAAAACACGCGGAAGCTTGCCGCCCTGAATTGGTCCCCGCTGACGCTTCGGCCCTCCAAAGCGAAGCGTCACCCGATGCTTGCCGATTGCCCCACATAAATATGTCGACTACGGCGAAGCGTGCGCCGTCCGTCCATTCGCCCGCGGTCGAAACGAGACGTTCGCCCGCTAACGGCGTCGCGACGCGCTTTTGGGCGTCGGCCGCGACGTTTCGGGTATGCGCATCCGTGGCCGGCGCCGCTGTACGGACTGTGGCCGGGAGTGGTCGTACTTCGAGACGGGGCGAGTGGCGTGCCCGGACTGCGGGAGTCTCCGGAGCGTCGGGACCGGCGACCGCGAACGCCACACCGACAGCCCGGCGGAACTGGACCTCTCGGAACACCGGAACGCGCTCGATTCGGCCACCGGGATCGGCGACGTCGCCGACGGGCTGAAGTCGACCCTCCGGGACTACGTCCGCCAGCGGGGGTTCGTGCGCGGCGGCGACCTCCGGACGGTCGACGACACGGTGCTCGCGGCCGCGGAACTGCTGCACGCGGTCGACGTGTACGAGCGGACGCGGGACCCGACCGACGAGATGCGGCTCTACGTCCTCTCGCTCCTGCGCGGGGCCGACGGCGGCGACCGCTCGGCGCCGGAGGAGGTCCCATCGGAGATGACCGACGCTCGCGGGCTGGCGTACGCCGAGGTGCTCGACGGCTTCTGTTCGGACCTCGGCGTGTGGCTGGAGGACCACCCCGACCCGAGCGCTCGGGCGGTCCGGGAGACGCTCGAAACTCACATCGCGCGCGTGGACGCCCTCTACGGCGACGTTCCGCCCGCGGAGTCGGAGTCGCTCGTCCGCGCCGCGCGCGAGCTCGCGACGTACCTCAGAGACGACGACGAGGCGGCGCTGGCGACCGCGCGCGACCGCCTCTCGCGGCTGGAGTGACCGCGTCGGTCCGCCGACGGAACGGCTTTGTCGCCGGCGGGCCGACCGCCCCGTGATGGCCGACCGCTTCGACCAACACGCCGTCCGGCACCGGATGAAGCTCCTCAGCGACGACGGCGACACCACGCTCTACGAGAACCGCGACGAAGTCGACTGCCCGGCCTGCGGCGAGCCGTTCTCCCGGCTGCTCCTCACCGAGCGCCGGGCGCACTCCTTCGACGTCGACGGCGCCGGGCGGCTCTGTGTCGTCCACGAGGACGAGCGGTTGGTCGTCTGTCTCCATCGTCCGTAGTCCGCGCGTCCGCCCCCGCTCTCGCCGCCCGGCGGCCGGGGAGGTTTATATACGAAGGCGAGGCCACGCCCGCCGTGCGGTGAGTACGGTCCGCGGGGGTCAGGGCGGGTGCGCGGCGCGCCCTCGCGGGTATCGGAGCGGTTGCACGTCTTCGCTCATCCGATCGTACGAGAGCGCGCGCGGACGAGCGATAGATTGCGGCCGCTCCTGTGGCAACCGAGCACGCGCCGCCTGTTCGCCCCACGCGGTGGATCGAGCCAGGAGCGAACGCTATCCCTTGATGTTGCAGACGGGGTACGTGCGCGCCACCTTGTCGCCGATGCCGAGTTCGTCCGAGACGCGGACCACCTCGTCGACGTCCTTGTAGACGCCGGGGGCCTCCTCGGCCACGGTCGCGCCCGACTGGGCCTTCACGTAGATCTTCTCCTGGTCGCGGAGCTCGTCCTGGACGGTCTCGCCCCAGAACTCGTTTTTCGCCTGCGTGCGGCTCATCGTCCGTCCGGCGCCGTGAGCCGTCGAGCCGAAGGACAGTTCGAGCGAGCGCTCGCCGCCGCGCAGGACGTACGAGCCCGCGCCCATACTGCCCGGGATGATGATCGGCTGGCCGACGTCCCGATACGCCTTCGGGACCTCCGGCCGCCCGGCCGGGAACGCGCGCGTCGCGCCCTTGCGGTGGACGTAGAGCTCCCGCTCTGCGGTGTCGACGGCGTCGCCGACGGCCGTCGGCTGGCCGCGCTCGTTGACGGGGACCTCGTGGACCTCCCGCTTGCCGATGTTGTGGGCGACGTCGTAGAGGAGTTCCATCTCCATCGCCTCCCAGTCGCGGTCGAAGACGCGCTCGAACACCCGGCGCGTCCGGTGCATGATCAGCTGTCGGTTCACCCACGCGAAGTTGATCGCCGCACACATCGCGCCGTAGTACTCCTCGGCCAGCGCGGAGCCGGCCGGGGCGGCGGCCAGTTCCTTGTCCGGCAGCGACTCCAGGAGGTCGCCGTGGGTCTCTTCGATCCGACGGAGGTAGTCCGAGCAGATCTGGTGGCCCAGCCCGCGGGACCCGCAGTGGATGAGGACGACGATCTGGTCCGGTTCGAGTCCGAACGCCTCGGCGACGTCCGGCCGGTAGACGTCGGTGACGCGCTGCACTTCGAGGAAGTGGTTCCCGGAGCCGAGGCTCCCGATCTGATTTTTGCCCCGGTCTTTGGCCTTCTGGGAGACGGCCTCGGGGTCGGCGTCGTGGCGCATCCCCTCGTCCTCGCAGTGTGCGAGGTCGTCCGCGACGGCGTAGCCGTGTTCGAGCGCCCAGTCGACGCCGCGGGCGAGGATGGCCTCGATCGTCTCGCGGTCGCCCTCGACGATCCCGCCGCCGCCGAGCCCCGAGGGCACGTTCGCGAACAGGGACTCGACGAGCTCTTCCTCCCGGCCCTCGACGTCGTCGTAGGTGAGGTTCGTCCGCATCATCCGGACGCCGCAGTTGATGTCGTAGCCGATCCCGCCGGGCGAGATGCAGCCGGTCTCGGCGTCCGTCGCGGCGACGCCGCCGACGGGGAAGCCGTACCCCTGGTGGCCGTCCGGCATGCAGATCGCCCGGCCGACGACCCCCGGGAGGTGCGTCGCGTTCCGGAGCTGCTGGAGCGTCTTGTCGTCGGCGATCTGTTCGAGCAACTGCTCGCTCGCGAACACCCGCGCGGGGGCGTTCATCCTCCCCTCGCGTGGGATCTCCCAGACGTTCTCGCGGACGCGTTCGAGCCGGACGTCGCCGAAGGTACGAACGTCGTCGCCGTCGTGAGTCATACGCGTGAGAAAGACAGCCCGGGAGGAAAGCGTTCTCCTCGACGGTCGCCCGCCCGGTCTGGCGCCGACAGCGCTACGGGATTACTCCTGGTAGGCGATCCGGACCTGCTCCCACTTGTTCTTCGATTCGAGGTGGTCCTGGAGCGCGTCCGCGTAGGCCTGGGTGAGCCGCTCGGCGGCGTCCAGCCGCTCCTGGTCGTTGCCGCCCGTCCCGTTCCCGAGGCCGAGCGCGCCCTTCAGCGAGTCGACGATGCCGGCACCGGAGTCCGAGTCCTCGCCGGGCGCGCCGCCCATCTGCGCCATCTGGGAGCGGACGTTGTCGAGCTCGGGCATAATCTGCGGGAGCTTCTCCGTGTCCGCGACGATCCGCGCCCGCTCAGGGTCGTCGGCGTGTTCGATCTCCAGTTCCGTCGCCGTCATGATGAGTCCCCACTCCTGACTCGTGAACCGCGAGTTCTCCACGCGGTCGTTGAACTCCCGATCGACAGTCATCCGGTCTCCGACGATGCTGTCGGTCCAGTCTGCCATACCCCGCTGTAAGACACACCCGGGTTTGAGCGTTTCCCTGGCCGCGCGGCCGAGCCGACGCGGATTCGATCGGAGGTGCGTTTTTACCGCCGGCCGACGGCGTTGTGGTATGGACCGGTACGACCTCCTGTATCGCCTCTACGAGGACTACGAGACCGACACGCTCTACGATCTCCAGAACTTCGTCGACCTCTTTCCGCCCGTCGACTCCCGCGTCGCGCTCGGGTACTGGCAGGACGCCAGCGACGACCTCACAGAGCGGAAAGCCGACGTCTCGGAGGCCTTCGCCGCCGGCGAGACGATGGCCGAGATCGCCGCGCACGCGACTCGCGAGCAGACCTTCACCGCGCTCGATCTCTACGCCGAGTACGGCCGCGCGGTGAACGCGCTCGTCCTCGACGTCGACGAGACGCTCCGCTCTGCCGGCCGGACGGACAACGAGATCCCCCGCGAGACGCTGCACCTCCTCACCGAACTCCACGAGTCGGGCGTCCCGATCGTGATCTGCACCGGCCAGACCCTCGAAAACGTGAAGGGATTTATGATCCAGGGGCTCGGCACCGAACTGGTCCACTCGGGGTCGTTCAGCATCGTCTACGAGGCCGGGACCGGGGTGTTCACGCCCGGCCACGGCTCCGACACGAAGCGGCTCCTCTACGAGTCGCTCGACGACGAGATCCGGGACGTCTTCGCCCGCGTCCGCTCGCGCGTCCTCACGGGGGCGGACGCCGAACTCCGCCGCTCGGCCCACCTCCAGGGCAACGAGTTCAACGTCACGCTCAAGCCGAACTTCGACGTCGGCAGCGACGCGGCCGCCGAGGTCATCGACGCGGGGCTCGTCCACCTCGTCGACCTCCTCGGGGGCGCCGTCGTCGAGAGCGTCGAGGGTGTCGGCGACGTCGGGATCGAGACGCGGGACGGCGACCGCGAGGGTCCGGCCGACTCCGCCGACTGGGCCCGGGCGTACTACGCCGACGCCGACCCGGAGATCGACGCGGTGCTCGCGCGTGAAGACGCCGCGCCGACCTGCGGGGTCGAGGCGATCCCCGAGGCCGTGCGCGATCGGTTCGATCGGATCGACGTGGCGTACTACCACGCCGACGCCGCCGAGATCGGCTCGCTCGACCTCGACAAGCCCACGGGCGTCCGCGAGGCGCTCGACGTCCTGGGGATCGACGACCCGTTCGTGCTCGTGATGGGCGACAGCAAGTCCGACCTCCGCGTGATGGAGTGGGCCGACGAGGCCGACGCCGGCGTCGCCGCCGCGCCCGAACACGCCTCGGCGTCGGTGCTCGACCACGTCCGCGACACCGACGACCTGGTGTACGGCCCCGGCGACGCGGGCTCTGTGCTCCGCATCGTCTCCGTGCTGAATCGCCTGGCCGAGTGGTGAGCGCCGACGGAATCGGGGGTCGATCGCGGTTCTCCAAAGATTTACCTCCTATCGAGTAAATCACGCGGTATGGGAATCGACTACGCCGACTTACACGACCCGAACGCGGAGTACACGATGCGGGAGCTCTCCGCGGAGACCATGGGCGCGACGGCCGAGCGGGGCGGCGGCCGGGACGTCGAGATCACGGACGTCCAGACCACGATGATCGACGGCAACTTCCCGTGGACCCTGGTGCGCGTCTACACCGACGCGGGCGTCGTCGGCACCGGCGAGGCCTACTGGGGCGCGGGCGTCCCCGAGCTCGTCGAGCGGATGAAGCCGATGATCGTCGGGGAGAACCCCCTCGACATCGACCGGCTGTACGAGCACCTGATCCAGAAGATGTCCGGCGAGGGAAGCGTCGAGGGCGTCACCGTGACGGCGATCTCGGGCATCGAGGTCGCGCTCCACGACCTCGCGGGGAAGATCCTCGACCTCCCGGCGTATCAACTGCTGGGCGGGAAGTACCGCGACGAGGTGCGGGTCTACTGCGACTGCCACACCGAAGAGGAGGCCGACCCCGAGGCCTGCGCCGACGAGGCCGAACGCGTCGTCGAGGAACTGGGCTACGACGCCCTGAAGTTCGACCTCGACGTGCCCTCCGGGCTGGAGAAGGACCGCGCGAACCGCCACCTCCGACCCGGTGAGATCCGCCACAAGGCCGAGATCGTAGAGCGGGTCACAGAGCGCGTAAAGGACCGCGCGGACGTCGCCTTCGACTGTCACTGGACCTTCTCGGGCGGGTCGGCCAAGCGCCTCGCCGCCGAGATCGAGGAGTACGACGTCTGGTGGCTCGAAGACCCCGTGCCGCCGGAGAACCTCGACGTCCAGGAGGAAGTCACGAAGTCGACGACGACGCCGATCGCCGTCGGCGAGAACCGCTACCGAGTCACAGAAGAGCGCCGCCTCATCGAGAATCAGGCGGTCGACATCGTCGCGCCGGACCTCCCGAAGGTCGGCGGGATGCGCGAGACGCGGAAGATCGCCGACGTCGCCAATCAGTACTACGTCCCCGTCGCGATGCACAACGTCGCCTCGCCCGTCGCGACGATGGCCGCCGTCCACGTCGGCGCCGCGATCCCGAACGCGCTGGCGGTCGAGTACCACTCCTACGAACTGGGGTGGTGGGAGGACCTCGTCGAGGAGGACGTCATCGAGGATGGCTCGATCGCCGTCCCCGAAGAGCCCGGCCTCGGCGTCACGCTCGATATGGACGCCGTCGAGGCGCATATGGTCGACGGGGAAGAGCTGTTCGACGCAGCGTAGCTTCGTCGTGCTCGCCGGACCTTGTCCGGCGGCGTTCGACGCAGCCTAAAGCCAGTCACTCCTCGACGTCGGGATCGATCTCCAGCGACCGCAGCGCGTCGGCGGTGTCGTCGCCGGCGACCCGGATCGTGTAGCCCGCGACCATCCGCACGGTCTCCCAGTCTTCGTCGCCCGCGCACCGATCGTCCAAGAGCGCCAGCCCCTCGTCCAGCACCGCGGCTGTCTCCGCGCGGAGGTCCCGGAAGAGGTCGGCACGGCGGGCCGCGACGTCGCCGTCGCGGCCTTCGAAGAAGGCGATCAGCCGCCCGTGCGTCCGGAGCGTGACGAGCGGGCGGCCGACCATCCCGCCCGCGATCCGCTGGACCGTGGCGTCGCGGCCGCGGAGG
This is a stretch of genomic DNA from Halobellus sp. MBLA0158. It encodes these proteins:
- a CDS encoding DUF5799 family protein; its protein translation is MADWTDSIVGDRMTVDREFNDRVENSRFTSQEWGLIMTATELEIEHADDPERARIVADTEKLPQIMPELDNVRSQMAQMGGAPGEDSDSGAGIVDSLKGALGLGNGTGGNDQERLDAAERLTQAYADALQDHLESKNKWEQVRIAYQE
- a CDS encoding helix-turn-helix transcriptional regulator, with product MYDLTGFQRDLLYVIAGLDEPHGLAIKEELEEYYEKEIHHGRLYPNLDTLVEKGLVDKGQRDRRTNYYTLTRRGRREIAARKDWESTYINVSFEGIDDD
- a CDS encoding HAD hydrolase family protein, yielding MDRYDLLYRLYEDYETDTLYDLQNFVDLFPPVDSRVALGYWQDASDDLTERKADVSEAFAAGETMAEIAAHATREQTFTALDLYAEYGRAVNALVLDVDETLRSAGRTDNEIPRETLHLLTELHESGVPIVICTGQTLENVKGFMIQGLGTELVHSGSFSIVYEAGTGVFTPGHGSDTKRLLYESLDDEIRDVFARVRSRVLTGADAELRRSAHLQGNEFNVTLKPNFDVGSDAAAEVIDAGLVHLVDLLGGAVVESVEGVGDVGIETRDGDREGPADSADWARAYYADADPEIDAVLAREDAAPTCGVEAIPEAVRDRFDRIDVAYYHADAAEIGSLDLDKPTGVREALDVLGIDDPFVLVMGDSKSDLRVMEWADEADAGVAAAPEHASASVLDHVRDTDDLVYGPGDAGSVLRIVSVLNRLAEW
- a CDS encoding RtcB family protein is translated as MTHDGDDVRTFGDVRLERVRENVWEIPREGRMNAPARVFASEQLLEQIADDKTLQQLRNATHLPGVVGRAICMPDGHQGYGFPVGGVAATDAETGCISPGGIGYDINCGVRMMRTNLTYDDVEGREEELVESLFANVPSGLGGGGIVEGDRETIEAILARGVDWALEHGYAVADDLAHCEDEGMRHDADPEAVSQKAKDRGKNQIGSLGSGNHFLEVQRVTDVYRPDVAEAFGLEPDQIVVLIHCGSRGLGHQICSDYLRRIEETHGDLLESLPDKELAAAPAGSALAEEYYGAMCAAINFAWVNRQLIMHRTRRVFERVFDRDWEAMEMELLYDVAHNIGKREVHEVPVNERGQPTAVGDAVDTAERELYVHRKGATRAFPAGRPEVPKAYRDVGQPIIIPGSMGAGSYVLRGGERSLELSFGSTAHGAGRTMSRTQAKNEFWGETVQDELRDQEKIYVKAQSGATVAEEAPGVYKDVDEVVRVSDELGIGDKVARTYPVCNIKG
- a CDS encoding DUF7385 family protein, giving the protein MADRFDQHAVRHRMKLLSDDGDTTLYENRDEVDCPACGEPFSRLLLTERRAHSFDVDGAGRLCVVHEDERLVVCLHRP
- a CDS encoding mandelate racemase/muconate lactonizing enzyme family protein, with the translated sequence MGIDYADLHDPNAEYTMRELSAETMGATAERGGGRDVEITDVQTTMIDGNFPWTLVRVYTDAGVVGTGEAYWGAGVPELVERMKPMIVGENPLDIDRLYEHLIQKMSGEGSVEGVTVTAISGIEVALHDLAGKILDLPAYQLLGGKYRDEVRVYCDCHTEEEADPEACADEAERVVEELGYDALKFDLDVPSGLEKDRANRHLRPGEIRHKAEIVERVTERVKDRADVAFDCHWTFSGGSAKRLAAEIEEYDVWWLEDPVPPENLDVQEEVTKSTTTPIAVGENRYRVTEERRLIENQAVDIVAPDLPKVGGMRETRKIADVANQYYVPVAMHNVASPVATMAAVHVGAAIPNALAVEYHSYELGWWEDLVEEDVIEDGSIAVPEEPGLGVTLDMDAVEAHMVDGEELFDAA
- a CDS encoding AI-2E family transporter, yielding MSVPELDRSRLSWWLGGAALGVGLAYVIYSFIGTFVFGIFLYYSTRPIYRRIKKRVRPPSLAAAVALFVLALPALVLIAYTGAIAVSELTRLTNQGVFDLSQYPITQAQLARLTDVEQLLAFDPETITTEQIRRLFASIGSAGNVLAFVGVGLVHLFAMIALAFYLLRDDRKLTAWVRRQVGDDRGVMEAFLAGVDRDFTHIFFGNILNAVLTGTIGVVAYALLNAISPPGVSIPAPELIGLLAGIASLVPVVGMKLVYVPVAAYLGVTSYLFDPATLWFTAVFVAVSFVVVDTIPDLVLRPYVSGRNLHVGAVMIAYTLGPLLFGWYGIFLGPILLVLVVNFARHVLPVLIKRQPLTPYAVDPAVMQPDEPTTGTIHDRAVAADGAPAASADDVGGESDRDASDGESGFTFGARIVGDDDASTE
- a CDS encoding rubrerythrin family protein: MDGETLRGRLETDESASLSLLGSPRFLRAAAGGDPAPEPLLDAAAESEHAARETFRAWVADESDAEARAAFESVVDQEHDHRERVAAELDGWAPDDGGAGPMHAYLRGRDATVQRIAGGMVGRPLVTLRTHGRLIAFFEGRDGDVAARRADLFRDLRAETAAVLDEGLALLDDRCAGDEDWETVRMVAGYTIRVAGDDTADALRSLEIDPDVEE
- a CDS encoding DUF7117 family protein, producing MRIRGRRRCTDCGREWSYFETGRVACPDCGSLRSVGTGDRERHTDSPAELDLSEHRNALDSATGIGDVADGLKSTLRDYVRQRGFVRGGDLRTVDDTVLAAAELLHAVDVYERTRDPTDEMRLYVLSLLRGADGGDRSAPEEVPSEMTDARGLAYAEVLDGFCSDLGVWLEDHPDPSARAVRETLETHIARVDALYGDVPPAESESLVRAARELATYLRDDDEAALATARDRLSRLE